A stretch of the Sorangium aterium genome encodes the following:
- a CDS encoding protein-L-isoaspartate O-methyltransferase family protein has product MASPVGTETRAAVAPLAALAARYDDRRPDRWEPVPERLDAAIACDVELAEAGRVARAPLVAELARRFEFLAHYLDAILLVPRERFVLPEDLAASADDTPLPLDRAGHATVSAPHAYLLTYSLLDLGPGDRLLELGTGTGYGAALARRIVGPTGHVASIEIDAMLHARAVRLLGARPDRQGGDDALAASAAGPSDEGAGVTLLCGDGRSLAERVLARWPTSSSERPWKVAVTYALTEPPTALEAQLSDGGVLVAPVGTWEGHQELVRVERRQGALLREVHGAVRYVAERGRG; this is encoded by the coding sequence GTGGCTTCTCCCGTGGGCACCGAAACACGCGCCGCCGTCGCGCCGCTCGCCGCGCTCGCGGCGAGGTACGACGATCGCCGGCCCGATCGCTGGGAGCCGGTCCCCGAGCGGCTCGACGCGGCCATCGCGTGCGACGTCGAGCTCGCCGAGGCCGGGCGTGTTGCGCGGGCGCCGCTCGTGGCGGAGCTCGCGCGCCGCTTCGAGTTCCTCGCCCACTACCTGGACGCGATCCTGCTCGTGCCGCGCGAGCGCTTCGTCCTGCCGGAGGATCTCGCCGCGTCAGCGGACGACACCCCGCTTCCGCTCGACCGCGCGGGGCACGCGACCGTGAGCGCGCCGCACGCGTACCTGCTCACGTACAGCCTGCTCGATCTCGGCCCGGGCGATCGCTTGCTCGAGCTCGGCACGGGCACCGGCTACGGGGCGGCGCTCGCGCGGCGCATCGTCGGCCCGACCGGGCACGTCGCCTCGATCGAGATCGACGCCATGCTGCACGCGCGCGCGGTTCGTCTGCTCGGCGCGCGGCCCGATCGCCAGGGCGGCGACGATGCGCTCGCGGCCAGCGCCGCCGGGCCGTCGGACGAGGGCGCGGGCGTCACGCTGCTGTGCGGTGACGGGCGTTCGCTCGCCGAGCGCGTGCTCGCGCGCTGGCCGACCTCGTCATCGGAGCGGCCCTGGAAGGTCGCGGTGACCTACGCGCTGACCGAGCCTCCCACGGCGCTCGAGGCGCAGCTGAGCGACGGGGGCGTCCTTGTCGCGCCGGTCGGCACGTGGGAGGGCCACCAGGAGCTCGTGCGCGTCGAGCGCCGTCAGGGCGCGCTCCTCCGCGAGGTGCACGGCGCGGTCCGCTACGTGGCGGAGCGCGGGCGCGGGTAG